The DNA region TGAGAGTGAATGTGTGGTTtacctttgtttttgtttaccaTTACATGATTGCAGAGGACAAAAGATCATTAAAATAGAGGACTGGTCTTACTGAGATTGTACAAGATTGTCCATACAAAAATCGACTGATGAAATATCTTCTATGTCTCAAGATTTTTCCTACATCATTAattcttgttattttatttttttttaagttggcGACCACGGGTGGCAGTGCTAAAAGTTATTATATAACGCACTCTGTGTGTCAGGGTCCGTGGGTAAGCGGACGGGCAGGGTGGCAGGTAGGCAGGGAAAGACGAGGTAGGCAGGCGAAAGTCGgggaaacggggatttaataaggGGCGGGACAGAACGGAGCAACACAATAGCACTGACATCGACTAacaacaatgacggacaaaaccCAGgccaagacatggactgaaatagacaagacttgGCGAAAATaataagacacagctgggcaagatcggggacgcacacgtggataatcagggggcgtggccacacgaggatcgtacaagccgggcatgacGCTGTGACCCACTGAAAATGCTCCTGAAATCCCCCGGTTGACAACTCAGACAAGAGGTAAACagatttctattttttttttctcagatagTTTTATTGAATTTTTCATTATGAACATAGTAacacaaaatgacaataaagacatCAAGAGGACAGAACAATAATCCCCCCTGCAAACAGACACAAACCTTAACCAACACACAATCTGGCATGTGTTACAGGTCAATAGATTTAACAGATCTATAAATACATTCCTGCAAGGTTCATTAGATGTGaggagaggtaaggagcatgctcTGATTGCAGTGCAGTGCTGCACCCACcgcgacaaaccacctcagggattaGAACCTCAGTGCAGCCATgtgcctcagcaccacaccagtccaaATGGATCAGTATGAGGTTTTTTTTGCAGTGGCTGAAGTGCCAAGTCTGCCACAAACCCCCCAAATGGATTAGAATCACTGTCCATTTGCGGGttttgaaccagcaactttcCAGTTGCTGCCTCAGAAGCACCACTGCGCTAAAAATTATCATATTTGGGTctcaaaagaaaagaaattcaTTCGTGTTTTCTTTTTATCCATAAAACTATAAGTATaaactttacatttatattttgtcTTACAGGTACAGGTAGCTTAATGTGTAAGAAAACCAAATATTTACTTTGGACACTAAATATAGATTTTGTAGTAAAAATAGTAAGTAGTCGGTCTTTCAGTATTTTACATTGAATCTGTTTGCCAGTTCGCAAAAGCAGAATGTGTTCTTGACATATTTCATTACGAGGGTATACATTTGAAACAGATGACCTACCAATTTTACGCCAGCAGATGGCAATATTTGATATTATATGTACTAATGTAATCCAAAGACAATAATGACTGATGGTTTATTTCGCAGTAATTATCAATTTAAACAGCAATTTAAGTTGAAATTGTAATTGAAAGTGAAGGGATAAATATTAgagttaaaaaaacaaatctatagcaaaatataataaaaacatcgattaagtgaaaaaaaatgtaaactatCCAAGTGACCAGATTACGTTAGATTTCATGAGAATGATATTGAAACATAAAAACACATTGTTAAAATATCACAGACACCTTTATTTAAAATCTACTGTGATACTAGAGCCAAGTCACAAAAATGTACACATCTCATTTTCCAAACTTTTTTTCTTCTGCTTCTTaaaaaaaacagtgaaaaaAACACATCAAGTAAAAGCCCTGTAGCCATAATCTGCATATTTGGGTCAGATATGTAAATTTACTTTAGGTAGAAGAATTTAATAGAAGATACGGATAAACACTCTGTATTCCTGGGACTTCCCTTCACATGGCCACAGAAAGGGACCTACAAGCCAGCTCTGCTGAGAAAGCAGAGCTGTGCAGCCCCATTTGCTCTCTGATGAGATGCTTGGTTACTTCGTGTCTGTATCTTTCATCAGGGGGAACAAACACTAAAGGCAATTCATTATGGTGCTTGTTTACTATGCAAATGCTGCCTCTCCCTGTTCATAAATCCGTGTTGTATTTTTTCCAAATTGTTCTCTGTTAATGACCAAGCCTTTGGAGGGATACTTTAGGGAAAATCATTTATAGTACATTTGATAAACATTTGAGTCTTTACAATAATTGCTAGTACAGTAAGCGTTAACATCAGGCTTAATATATAGCAATGGTTGTTAGTCGTTTTCTCTTGGCTAGTTTGGTGATGAAGTGGCTATCAGGGAGGACTCTCTAGTGGCCTACATTGAGTTTCAGAAGGATTTTCGTGGTTGTCCTCATTGTTCCTTGTTCGTGTTTTAGGATCACGGATAGGCTGTGCCATGGTGTAGCTACCACGATCTAGAACCGCAATCCTTTAGCACGTAACCATACAGTAAACATCAAGCAATGTTCGTTTGTCACTTCTCAACATGACTCTCCAGACACAGaacagacattttttttcacttttaacATCTGCCCAAACCATTTAGCCAGCCCCACATCTTGAACAGCTAGTCCTTTAGCCACAAACGGTCTAACAGCTTGCAGAAGGATGTGGCACAAAGTTTCCCAGGCAACGGCGTCTCTGCAAAAGTGCGGTTGTTTGGCATCTCGTAGGAGACGCGCCTCGGAGTTTGTCAGGCAGAAGGGTGGGATGCAGATATACATATCAGGGATTCTTGTAtgaatattattaatataatagcaTTTGATACATACTTTTCCTTCCTCAATGTTTATATTAACGAAGACCTACATTAATGTGATCATGAGAACACAGGCTATAAGAATCATTATAATTAAGAACCTATTCTGTTATTAAATGTTCAAATGTGCTGGGAAATACTGATGTTAGACTCACTTCCCAGGCACCATGTATCTCCACTAGGAAACTTGTTACTAACTGGTAACCGAAACAGGTTCCTAAAAAACTTGTCATCTCATATTTTGGAATTGCTGTTAAAGTCGACGCGATTAGAACCTTCTCCTCAACAATTTGCATACTGTGATCATGTGCATCTGTGTCACTTTTCATTCTTGACCAAACAAATGTAGCCTTTCTAACGTGTCTATTTATGTGCAAGGATGGACAGTTATTTGGTGATGTCATTCTGGAAGTGAAGCAACTCAGGCCGTGCACATTGTTCCAGAACTTCTTTGAGAACATTCCATTATTTTACTTTGACTACATGGTTCGAAAATATACAGACTTCAAGCTGGCTAGACAGTTTCATTACTGTACCATGATGATATGCTGGAAGGAATGTAAAAACCGAAACATTTCTCAAGAGAGTTCTGTAATCTCAGGCTTCCTCATACAGTACCTACTCTGTCTATTCCAGCTCCCAGAGTCAATTACAGACATCACCCTCAATTACACACTAATCACCCTTACAAACATCTGTACACTGGAACAAAGCTTCTTTTGcagtaatattattttaattatgcaAGCATGTTAAGATCATAACCTGCACATACCCACGGTAGCGAAGGATTATATAAGGAAGAACGTCATTAACCAAAATTTACAAGCCAGCCATTTGGCCATGATCAACTCGGCCCAATCTACCTGCTGTAACACTTTGTTCTTTGTCATCAGAAATTTACGTAAGAGTAAATAAACACTTCAGAATCTGTaatatttgtaacatttctgGATAAGCTGAAGACTTCCTGTATTTTTAACGTATACTTAGAATTTCAGCTACCTTCAAATGTAAGATCGTTCTTCATTGGAAAGCTCATGTGCAACTGTGTAATTCACACAATAGCTGATTTTGAATTTCACTAGCTAATTTTGCATTATTAATCAGTTATAGGTGAAAAGAACACACTATGTGTTTACAATAGATGGGTGTTTTTATTTAGATGTATGCAAATGAAGTATGTTCTTCAACAGCCAATAGCACCCCGTAAATCACAGTCTCATTCCAAGAAATAGATTAAAACTCAAGAGATTAAAATGGTAACCCTATAGATCTTGGTAACCCTATAGACAGTGTAGGGTTGCATGGTGGCTTTTGAGTTGCTCTTTTACCTCTGAAGGAGGAATCGCTTACTGGGATATTCTTAAACATAACACATGTATAGGGGATTTCTTAAAAACCAGGATCCACCCAATTAGTACGTGATCCACTACACTGCCCTCCTCGTAAAAATTtaacatttttactttatacgaGAACTGACAGAGAGAGCCGACCTTTCCCATAAACCATTTATTATGAATCCAAATTTGACAGGTCCATGTGCATCAGTGGTCCCTGAGTGAAATACATGCAACCACCTCAAAGTAGGGCAAACATGAAACACATCTGTCAGAGAGCCCTGAAGTGGAGAGCATGACATATAATTAGCCCTGTTGTTAGTGGCAGCTCATAgctaggaaggaaggaaggaaggcagGGAGTGAGGGAGGGTAACATTTTGCTTAAAGCACCCATGTACAGAGCTATGAAGAAAGTCGTGaaactctcatctataatgcactatgaataccttcataatgcatcataatggtcagtataagccaagaaagaaagaaataaaaagaGAAAAGTGAATGAATACATCTGATAAACATTTGTGTCTTTATGTGACTTCTAAACCCTGTATTGGATGAAaggctagatggatggatggttggatggacagCATCTATGGTGTATCTGAATAATGGTGTAGGCGATGTTACCTTGTAAATTCAGGtaaagagcaggaccttacgTAAATCAAAAACTACATTACTTCTTTAACCTCCAATAGATTATAACACATATAGTCTTTGGCAGCTTCTCTAAGCCTTCAGTAAAAATCCATGTCATAAGAACACAAGTATTACAGGGAAAATATGATGTGTACTGGAATCCGGGGTTCTGAAAAAGACAGCAATGGCAGCCAGGTTTGGCAGATGGAGAACACTGAGCTTCCCATTCCTTTGAATAACCTTGACTTAAATATGACAGCAATATGCCTGGAAACCTAAACAGCCATTATGTCATGGTCAGTGGGGGATGGAAAatacctttgcaataacatgaAACATTGTGTTTTAGTATCCATTTGGGAGCCAATGACTACAATTACAATTATTAGCAAAATGGCAAAAATAGATATGAATGAGTCAATCATAAACAATTATGAAACTTACTTAaaagaataggctccggaccccccgcgacccagtaggataagcggtttggaaaatggatggatggatggaattaaaaGAAGATGTCTGTGTGGAAGACAtttgtcaatggacttttgttataaaagcaatacatttttttacaaaattaaGCAGGATAAGAACATTACCAGCTGGATTATACAAGGTGACTatactatacacacacacttacacacattgcaatgAAGAAAAGAATGAAGATATTTTATGGATTCTTTCAGAAACACATATAGAAATAGGTGTGGACAGACTGGGTTCTTCCAGGACCCAGAGTGCAGAGCCCAGGGATGGTCCTTGGCTGATGAGTCACTGAAATGGAATCATATCCTCCATTAATGCACATTTTGTCCTCATTAACCATAACTGGGAGTTTAGTGCAGCTGGGCAAATGCTACTGAGATCCCAGGCCATAATTCGCAGGAAGAGAATTTCACTTTTTCTCCCAAAATCTCTTCATTAGTGGTTTATTTGTTCAAACATATTGGCTATAATGAACTTCACAGCACACGCATTATCTGGAAACGTGCCTCATCTCTTTccagacaaacaaaaaaaaaatgtaagatcATCATACTATCATATAATTCAAATTAATGTGAGAGCACAGCACAGTTACTGCATATAAATGTATTGTTAAACCACTATAATGTATGGTTTGTGCTACTATGCTAAATTAATTTATCATGACAGCTACAGTAGCATGTTAGTGTTATGCCTGAAGACCCAAACAGAAGACATTCTGGAGAATGGACATTTTATGTTTACCAGGATGCAGCACGAACCCAATGGCACCCAATaacaacatcataataattaccaTATTACCGTGATATAAGATGTTCAGCGAAGAGCAGTTATCCATAATAACAAATGTTATTTTGTGCAGTTTGCGAAAATTCACTTTAGCAACAAATTATCCATAAGGTGAACAGTCCCACATAGTCCTGTGCtatatgtactgtacataatatcCAGAATTTGTCATAAATACCATTTAGGGACAAACACGCAAGCACACACAGATATATTACTATTATTTATACCTTGTCCCATTCACCAGGACActattaacaatacataacaAATTCATGGAAAACAGTCATTAGTGACCGCAGTGGCTATACAGAATGTCATCATGAATATTGTGAAAAATTAGCTACAGAATTACAACTTCAGAGTTTTCAAAGCAGGGGGCATTTGGAACGACCCTTAACCTTATCTCAAACGGAGACATTTCTCTCAAAAGTTAGTTATTGGCATGATTTCACTTGTTAAAACATGCCAGGATTTTCTCAGTACCATCTTATGGAATATTATGTCCTTCAGAAAAGAAGTATTTTATATAAAGAAGTAATTTATATatacaaataatttatttctGAGTTACAGTGATCatttatacattatatacatcttgctaaaaaaaacctctctGGTCACACGTGACGATGTAATCTCCGGCACCCTACGCTTTCATCAATAACCAAAAAAATACGCCACACACTTACTGTAcgacttcatttttttttttttcaaaatttaattgaatttaaaGTTGCAGATATTGTGTCAAACTCAAATTAAACCATGTAGCACTTTGATGCATTAGAATGGGATGATGTGTGGCTTAACCAGTTAgggtgctgtgcctgtgatctgaaagttgctggttcaaatcccacagttGATAGAGAAGATTCACTGTTGATCCCCCAAGCGAAGCCTTGTACTCCCAATTGTTTGAATAACTGCCTAGCCCTGCTTATTCAAAAAACATACATCACTTTGGATCTgttacataaataaaatgtaagtcaTACAGTAACCTACGTCTCCAATACCTCGTTGTAAGGTACAGAATGCCTAACATTCATGCCTGATTTGTGTTCTCTCTCCAGGACATGCACCCAAACCCTGATGCACAGTCCCACTGCCAGCTGCAGCCCTTCCCACAACCTGTTTGCTGTTCCTGTGCATTTTCcaagtcctggtgtttttatttagttcctCCAAGTCACTGTTGATCCTGGCGTCACTCCATTCCCGAATTACAGTCCATATTCCATCCTGCTGCGTCTGGGTCACATGGTCTCTGCTCACCATCCCAGGCAAAGCAAGACAAACACTGACTTATCGAGACTTTGACACAATAATGAGTAAATTAGCACATTTCTTAACATTCCAAGGTTAAAAATCAACATCCATCCTACTTCCAACCACTCATCCTGGTCAGGCTCACATGAATCAAATTAACAGCTAAAACCACAATACAATATACTAACAAATCATTAGGCCACCATGCCAACAAAACGCAGATCAGTTCTGTGAATGACAAAAATAGTGACGtgtgaaaaaaaatttaaattcaaAATAGAATTTCAGGTTTGTTGTCGAGCCGtatacacatttaaataaaatattttgtaatcTTTTCAAAAATACACATAAACTCACACCCTTTGAGACTGATTACAATTCACTCTGTAACAAAATGAAAACTGCACATTTGTGTACACTCAGTGACCAGTTCAATAAGTACACCTGTTTGTTAATGCAGACAGCCTGCTTCTACAAACGGTAAAATATGTATCTGCAGTTGAATACATACAGTCAGGGTCAAAAGATTCACTTAAGACGTCTGATCTACATGGCTTTAACATATTGTGATTGTTTGGTTCCAGAATATGACACATCACTATGCTGGGATTTTCATACACTAGTGTGTTTGAAACCTACAAATGATGGTGCAGTTAggaaaacaccttgttaatatgagaggtcagaggaaacaggcaggtcacacatgcaaaaataacagctcagtacagcAATGTGCAGAAAGGCTTCCCCGAAGGCACAACTCCTCTCCCTTCAAGCTGTTCTGCAGGCAAAAATGAGTCCTATCTGGTACTAGGTGTACTTAATAAAATAACCACTGTGTATATTTATAGGTATCGACCAGGACTACTAAAACACCAGGAACACATACTGTACCGTATGTAGCATAACCTTACTGAAAGAAACACTTTAAGGTAAACAGCATGAAGTGAAACACCCTTAACCGTGATATCACTTTAAATTAACGGCGACGATTTATTACTGCTATTATTACTTTCACTTTTGACTTCACACTAACACAAAATAATTAGAGCTGCCATGTAGCAATCAGCTCGCAAACCTTGAATACCCCAACCTCTTCATTACAAACCAGCATGTCCTTTCTATTAGTTTAATTTCCTTGGGGGGCATGTTCTGCCTCCATATGTTGATGTTAGCTGGTGAAATATCCCCTTCATACATGAGGTTGTACAAGTTTGTTGAAGTCGTGAACATGAGCTGGTTGAGGGCCACCGGGCTAAGTGGGACACCCAGGAAAGTGTGTATCTTCTCTGCGGTCTCCTGGGGGAACTGCACAATGTCCTCAAACCTCACCTGGAGGTAGGTGTCGACAGACAGGCCAGCGTGGACCCTGAGAGCAGCAGTTGTATGTGCCAGCCACAGGTGGGCTAACACCAAGACTGGGTTGGTTCTTGATTGCAAAAGGAGCTGCTGAAGCACCCGGAACTCTGGactcaaatcccttgggcaccTGTCCCTGATACCATCTTTCTTAAAGATGAGTGCTAGATGCTGTGCTACGTTTTTAAAGGAATAGAGACTGGGCTTGCTGCTGTATAGCATCAAGTAGATCCACGCCCGTGGATCTCTGACAACGTATATCGACCTCAAGGAAGGGCCAATCACCTCCTGAATAAAGGGGAGTTTCAAGACCCAGCTGCCACTCCTCAGGCTCAGAACCACTCGAGCATTCTGGTACTGGTCCAGATGCCTACGAAGATCTCTGATGTCTTCAGCATTCCTGTCCAAGTTTCCCTTCCCTCTAGTTTTCTGCTCCAAAATAATTTCCTTCCACCTAGTTCGCTTTCTTTTAGAAGTGCCACCTTTAAGTGTCAGTTTGGACCTGGTGCTTTCGTGCAGTTGAATGTTTTGAAGGTGAAgcttggtgctgaaaaccaaggAGTGCAACCAGCCCCGGATAACATTAAACCGACCCTGCTGAGCATCCAGCTTTGACCATTCACATGCATCTAGAAAAGAATCAAACTGTGTATCTGTCTCCGGAATATCTAAGTGCTCTGTAGGAACATGTAAGTAAATGAAATCAGACCGATTGTAAAAGAGGTGTTTCAATATTTCTGCTCCTGAACCAGGGAGAGTTGCTATGACAACAGTTGGCAAGAGGACAGGGTGGCCATCATTAAGTTTGATCGGTGCTCTGGTTTTAAAGTCAGTTTCAGCAGGTTTCCATTTCAGCCCACAAAGGACGTGTTGGCAGTTACTGGAAACAAACAGAAGTTCTATCATCCAGAGCAGGAGGATGGAAAGAAGCACATAACGTGTCACCTTGCTGAAGCAAATGTAAAACTTCCGCTGTAAAGTTACAAATCCAATGCCAGCACATAGTAAAATCCAAGCTAAGATGTTCACTGTAAATCCAAAGTCAAACAGTGCACTGCCTTCCACGTTTTGCCTGGAAATAACTCCCATTTTAAAACCAAAAAATGTAATTTGATGTTGGTCCTCTACTTTAGCATATCCCCCAAATCCCAAATATTTGAAACGGGAGCCTATGTCTTTGTAGTTTGTTGCTAGGGAAACTATTTTCTCAGTGTCATTAACAGTGACAGATAACTTAAGCCCATCTTTGCTATCGTCAGTGAATCTGCAGTTGGATATCCTGACATATGGTCCGTGCATGACGTAAGCAATTCTAGTAACTGTACTGCTCATGGGGAAAGTAACATTGATAAATTGTGTCCATCGTTTTTTGAACTCAGCAGCCTGCTCCGCCTCCTGTATCCGGGCAACCGGGCTAGCACCCTGATTGTTAAACCAAAACATTTTGTAATGTGCGTCCCAGACGTCCATCAGTGCCCCATGGTGCTTGCCCATAAACTTGTAGGGGATGTACTTGAAATCTATGTCGAGGTTGTGAAAGAAAGCACTGAGCATTTCCACAGGAGAATCCACCTCTTTCTCAACGTGATCCACTACCAGCAACGTTTGGGAGTTCAGAAGCACTAGGGCACGGTAAACACTTTTCAGTTTCATGGCAGAGGAATATGCTGGTGCTGACTCTCCACTTACAAACATGGAGTCTGAGTGGATGGAAGCAGCAATGATCTCTCCAGCTGCATCACCCACTTCCTTGTCTGTCCAGCGCAGCCATTTGTCACATTCCCCAAGCTGCCCCTCCCAGGGTTCATTGCATTGGCTAGTGGGTGAAGGGCTGAATATTAGGACATTGTTCAAGTAGCTGTATTTAGGTCCATATAATGCCTCAGACACAAAAACCTGTCCATTGGGGGCAAATGTAAAGGAGTTCTGGTCTGGGTGCTCATGTCCTGGGTTGAAATTATTCCAGCCGTCAACCCAGGAGTATGGCTTGGCATGGACAATGTCAAAAACTGCCCGGCCTCCCAACTTTCCCGATTTGAAGGAGACAAATGTGTTACCCTGTGCAGCAGATAAGCCTGCTCCATAAGTGACCACCCCCCAGTTGGGGAAAATGTGCATCCTTGCTTCCCCATATTCAGAAGGTGGCTGGGGGGTAAGGTAGGAATCGTACCAGATGTACTCTGTGTGCAAAGTAGTCCAGCGCTGGGCCAGGGATTGACCCATTGGGCCATCTTTAGGCCGATGTTTACGAATTTGTTGTGCAAGCCAATTCCCGTTACCGTTCCGCAGGATAAAAGTATCCAGGAACACCAGTTGGCTTTCTGGCCCATAAAACCAGTTGTAGTTGGAATCAGCTATGCCCACCGTTCTCTGAAATCCCGGAAGAAGTGTGGCATAGTAAAACCAGAAATGTGCCCGTAGCCAATTGTTCTTAGTGTTGTCGATGTTGAAGTGACGCTTGGCCAGGAACACATACTGTGTGATGGACTTGGCAGTGTAGCTTCCATAAGCTACACCTTCATCCAGAGACCCGTCTACTATGT from Brienomyrus brachyistius isolate T26 chromosome 1, BBRACH_0.4, whole genome shotgun sequence includes:
- the LOC125705363 gene encoding dermatan-sulfate epimerase-like protein, which produces MAIKWTWHLIFVLSLLAVGSAYSGLFNSSSSNVFEGTFEDLKLTTDSNSGLKKHGDTITHPNLYFDRGDVQLLKQRSSTTHSHIFKIIRAAVSTMLSNSALYLPPVKHEEFAGKWNEIYGNNLPPLALYCLICPDDKTAFQFLLKYMDRMSDYPSWIVYSAPNDEVPVAHSLTGFATAYDFIYSSLDKQRRDKYLKKLRSTAGDLYESSKYRGWGKQFLQNHQTTNILAILISALVAGMNEDSETMIWKQVAVNYMEKTMFLLGHIVDGSLDEGVAYGSYTAKSITQYVFLAKRHFNIDNTKNNWLRAHFWFYYATLLPGFQRTVGIADSNYNWFYGPESQLVFLDTFILRNGNGNWLAQQIRKHRPKDGPMGQSLAQRWTTLHTEYIWYDSYLTPQPPSEYGEARMHIFPNWGVVTYGAGLSAAQGNTFVSFKSGKLGGRAVFDIVHAKPYSWVDGWNNFNPGHEHPDQNSFTFAPNGQVFVSEALYGPKYSYLNNVLIFSPSPTSQCNEPWEGQLGECDKWLRWTDKEVGDAAGEIIAASIHSDSMFVSGESAPAYSSAMKLKSVYRALVLLNSQTLLVVDHVEKEVDSPVEMLSAFFHNLDIDFKYIPYKFMGKHHGALMDVWDAHYKMFWFNNQGASPVARIQEAEQAAEFKKRWTQFINVTFPMSSTVTRIAYVMHGPYVRISNCRFTDDSKDGLKLSVTVNDTEKIVSLATNYKDIGSRFKYLGFGGYAKVEDQHQITFFGFKMGVISRQNVEGSALFDFGFTVNILAWILLCAGIGFVTLQRKFYICFSKVTRYVLLSILLLWMIELLFVSSNCQHVLCGLKWKPAETDFKTRAPIKLNDGHPVLLPTVVIATLPGSGAEILKHLFYNRSDFIYLHVPTEHLDIPETDTQFDSFLDACEWSKLDAQQGRFNVIRGWLHSLVFSTKLHLQNIQLHESTRSKLTLKGGTSKRKRTRWKEIILEQKTRGKGNLDRNAEDIRDLRRHLDQYQNARVVLSLRSGSWVLKLPFIQEVIGPSLRSIYVVRDPRAWIYLMLYSSKPSLYSFKNVAQHLALIFKKDGIRDRCPRDLSPEFRVLQQLLLQSRTNPVLVLAHLWLAHTTAALRVHAGLSVDTYLQVRFEDIVQFPQETAEKIHTFLGVPLSPVALNQLMFTTSTNLYNLMYEGDISPANINIWRQNMPPKEIKLIERTCWFVMKRLGYSRFAS